A genomic window from Lotus japonicus ecotype B-129 chromosome 1, LjGifu_v1.2 includes:
- the LOC130730951 gene encoding probable L-cysteine desulfhydrase, chloroplastic, translated as MASTHNHNNNNNGCTTHIPKKPKLSPLSSSPFITPSEIQSEFSHHDPSVARINNGSFGCCPASVTAAQHDWQLKYLRQPDNFYFNHLKQGILRSRTIIKDLVNADHLDEISIVDNATTAAAIVLQNTAWAFREGTFQPGDVVLMLHYAYGAVKKSMEAYVTRAGGTVIEVPLPFPVKSSDDIVREFRSALERGKSGGKKVRLAVIDHVTSMPCVVIPVKELVKICREEGVDRVFVDAAHSIGCTDVDMKEIGADFYTSNLHKWFFCPPSIAFLYSRKHPKGGSGSELHHPVVSHEYGNGLAVESAWIGTRDYSAQLVVPAVIDFVNRFEGGIEGIKKRNHETVVEMGDMLVKAWGTHVGCPPHMCASMVMVGLPTCLGVQSDSDALKLRTHLREAFGVEVPIYYRPPRDGEVEPVTGYARISHQVYNKVDDYYKFRDAVIQLVDKGFTCALLSD; from the coding sequence atggcttccactcacaaccacaacaacaacaacaacggcTGCACCACCCACATCCCCAAAAAGCCAAAGCTCTCACCTCTATCCTCCTCCCCCTTCATCACCCCTTCTGAGATTCAATCCGAATTCTCCCACCACGATCCCTCCGTTGCTCGAATCAACAACGGCAGCTTCGGCTGCTGCCCCGCCTCCGTCACCGCCGCCCAACACGACTGGCAGCTCAAGTACCTCCGCCAGCCTGACAACTTCTACTTCAACCACCTCAAACAAGGCATCCTCCGCTCCCGCACCATCATCAAAGACCTCGTCAACGCCGACCACCTCGACGAGATCTCCATCGTCGATAacgccaccaccgccgccgccatcGTCCTCCAGAACACTGCCTGGGCCTTCCGCGAGGGCACCTTCCAGCCTGGCGATGTCGTTCTCATGCTCCACTACGCCTATGGTGCTGTCAAGAAATCCATGGAGGCCTACGTCACGCGCGCCGGCGGCACCGTCATCGAGGTCCCTCTTCCGTTCCCGGTGAAATCCTCCGATGACATCGTCCGCGAGTTCCGCAGCGCGCTGGAGAGAGGGAAGAGCGGCGGCAAGAAGGTCAGGCTCGCCGTCATCGATCACGTGACATCTATGCCCTGTGTCGTGATTCCGGTCAAGGAATTGGTCAAGATTTGCAGGGAAGAAGGGGTTGACCGGGTTTTTGTTGATGCTGCACATTCCATTGGGTGCACCGATGTTGATATGAAAGAGATTGGTGCTGATTTCTACACCAGCAATTTGCACAAGTGGTTCTTTTGTCCACCTTCAATTGCCTTTTTGTACAGTCGCAAGCACCCTAAAGGTGGTTCAGGTTCTGAATTACACCACCCTGTGGTGTCTCATGAGTATGGTAATGGGTTAGCTGTGGAAAGTGCTTGGATTGGGACCAGAGACTACAGTGCCCAATTGGTGGTTCCTGCAGTTATAGACTTTGTGAACAGGTTTGAAGGAGGAATTGAAGGGATCAAGAAGAGGAACCATGAAACTGTTGTGGAGATGGGAGATATGCTGGTTAAGGCTTGGGGGACTCATGTGGGGTGTCCTCCTCACATGTGTGCAAGCATGGTCATGGTGGGTTTGCCAACTTGTTTGGGGGTTCAAAGTGATTCTGATGCTCTCAAGTTGAGGACACATTTGAGGGaggcttttggggttgaagttCCCATTTATTACCGGCCACCAAGAGATGGAGAAGTTGAGCCTGTAACTGGGTATGCAAGGATTTCTCATCAAGTCTACAACAAAGTTGATGACTATTACAAGTTTAGGGATGCAGTTATCCAGCTTGTGGATAAGGGTTTTACTTGTGCTCTTCTTTCGGATTGA